The Acropora muricata isolate sample 2 chromosome 7, ASM3666990v1, whole genome shotgun sequence genomic interval TTTGGTTGCAACTGCATtctaaaaaagtgaaaacaccTCTCGCAATTTCTGTGTGGCCAGTCAACCTCGTTTCCAAGGAAACCGTAAAGTTGGAGAGAACTAATTTGATCTTTGCCAAGAAaggtttccttctttttttactttaccTTAAAGCCAGACGTAGAACTGAATTGCAGTTCTGAATATTTTTCACGGAGTTTCTATTAAGATTCCTTTTGAATTCTTTAGTGTTCTCTTATACAACGATTATTTGTTAGAGCAAGCAAATTCCTTTCCGAAATAATTGTACTGATTACAGACCTTGCCGATTTACCTAATTTGTCAATGAAGATGATTTTTCTCAATTTCGTTAATTAATTAAGCTTTCTTTCAGAGAATACTCTATGCGATAAATTACTATGAATTGTCTTCTAAGAATATATTTTGGATCATAGGCATTTGTTACCCAACAGAAAACgttcttttatatatatatatgcagcaactttttctttaagtatAGCGGAGAAGAGATTTATGTAATACCTGAAATCTTGAGGTGGTGATTTTACGCCAGGCAGTGACCATGCATTTTGACACATTTGTCTGAAGAATCCATGCTAAAACATTACCCGATAATTAGACGGTCGTTTTTTCGGCTACACTCCGGGAATGGATTACTTACCATGAACCCACCGCCATTGCTTTAGCAATTAAATGTCAACGTGGTACCCAATGTTGCGATGAATGTCATTATTCGTTGTGTatgtcatttgaaaattcattttGCCTGGTGTAGACATCCACCAAAGATATTTAATTAGGGTTGAATTGAGGAAAATTTGTTACGATTGCTATACCAATATATTTATTACATTATTTATGATGTGGAGGGCATTACGCGAAGTaaacgagaaaaacaaaaaacatccCGCGTAACGTGTCTCATCGATCTATCTTACAGTTAAATTATTCTTCTGTATCTCCTACTTGTACTCATTGGTTTGCAGAGGTTTGGGAGAATTAACTGATCACCCAGACCGGGAAGCTTTCTTTGCGGTAGCCAAGGCATCTGCATTTAGTTTATTTACTTATCGCCGACTAATTTCTTACTCGACCCAAGGAACGGCAAAGTAAATGATCAAATCAAGCCACTTCTCTCTTCTAAACACGCCTAAACAACCATCGTAAACGCGGAGAATTGaacttttttttcaatcaagagTGAAACTGATGACGTTTGTGTTAGTAATtgcaaccttgttcccaggccTTCTCTTCTTCTTGGGCGACCCAgaccactgatctcaaaaaaaagaTTAGATCGCGCTAACTATTGTTTTAGAGCCCAAGTTTTTGAAGTCATCGGCGCCATATTGGTAGGACCCAATTTGTAACTGATAAGAGGAATATAAACCATAAATTAAAAGTATGTTGAGTACATACCTCCAAGTAGCTCTAAAATCCTTAACAgcatcaaaaactatgtcccactgggaacgaggttgttagTAATTGGTCCCACTATACAGCTGTGGGACTGAAATTCTCACCAGTGCTCATTCAGGCAAACCTCTCTAAATTAATACAGAGGTGGGATTTCCCGTTGTGGTCTCGTGGGTACTGTTAGTGTTAGTCTGATTTTCTCAGtatcctttcttttttattaatttaggCACTCACAAGTTTATCGGTGTTTAATTTTCACAACACTCTATTAACTCAGGCTACAATAGCCAAATGAACAAATACTGGAAGGCTCACAGTCGGATATCCGATAAATTGTTGAAACCAGTACGACCCTTGGGCCGGCCGCCACGTGGCAGTGAAAACCTCTGCTCTGGTGAGAATTAATATTGTCCTTCATAGACGTCACTGCCCGCTGCCAAGGCAACCGAAACAGACACGAAGATAAGTCGTGGTAACATGACCATCGCTCATCTTTCAGAATTATTCATTGTAATCCACTCCATTATTCCCGAGTTGCGGAATGGCCAGGAAAACGAATGACTTTTTGAATTTAACCGGCTGTTGTCTATTCTGAAAGTTGTCTGACAGGGCTTAACAGGCTTGCAGACGAGGAAATTTCCtgttggacaaaaaaaaaaaagacaaactttAATGAATCATCAAGTTGCCTTTCACGTTAAGGCGTTGATCGAGCTCTGTTGAAAACAATCATTTTTGCTTGTGTGGTTTATTCACGTGTTTAATATTCCTTTGCTCTTGTTCGAATGATTGGTTAGCCTGTGCACAGGTGGACCTTTTGCAACCGTAAAACCAGGACTTAGTCTGCCTATACCAGTGGtatagtttctttgaaattcaaaCTAATTATTAGTCTGGTTGagcaaaatgattttaaaatgtaCTTCGAATTTGATTCAAGTAGTCAAAAGCGATTGGTAGCGTTCGCTGTCTTATTCGCAGGCCTTCCTGCCCCTGCAGGGTTTGGCCAAGAGAAAAAAGCCCCATGAGCAACCTAGAACTCGCcgcatgaaaagagaaaatagcAAATCTGCTTAATGTTGTATTGTTTAGGGGTAGCAGGCATAACAGGCCTTGTTGAGATACTCAAGGGGTATCGGGAATTCTTTACCGTCTACGAATTGTTCTGCGTACTATGTGCCACGAGGCGAATGTGACATGTATAAATAGCAATCAAATTGTGCGGGAGAGCGCTTCATTTGTCAGAAAACTATAAAACAAATAATGgcattgaaatatttttttttaagacaatTACTACGATTAGGAAAATGGaatttgaaataattgtttcagaatgaaatgaaagaaatatcAATGGTGTTTGTTACTTTTTGCTGGTATTACTTTACGACACCtttaagggtgcgttcgattgaccttattccaGAATAAGAATGCGAAGGTTTGCGTctaaaaatcacgtttacgagaattttgatgttatcgGAATAAAAAGAACATTTGCAGCATCGTTTCCCAACAAAATGTCGTTGAGAAATCGTCCTGCATTtcactccaaagaaaaatctggaggcTATTCTCTTTATTCTTATTCTagaatagggtcaatcgaagGCGCCCTAAGATTCATGTTTGTTGATCGACTGAAACTTGAACGATGCAAGAGAGGATATtttctattttccaattccccataatgcactctgtttgccccccaaattttagATAAACTATTGtcgcggaatgctcttgggaatatgcagagcTCCCAAGAGtctttcacaacaatagtttacgcaaaatttggggggcaaacagagtgcattatggacaattggaaaatggTGAATAAGTAGTAATTAAGAATACGGATTGCTCAAACAACCAATCACCGTGCATGTATTAACTGAAACAGAGGAAAAAGACAACAACAGGCTGAAGTCAAAGCGTGACATGAAAGACCCACCTCACGATATTTCGCGATGACGAGCTCCTTTATTTCTTGTGGAAATAAAGGACCAAACAGTTCACGCCTTCGTATAATGAATACCTAggaagtaaaaataaataaaagccTTCGTCGTCAAATATCTATTTGGACAGTAAGTAAATGAAGCCGGAAACCCAAACATAAATTAGTAGTAAAtgtaaagcaaatgaagaaaccCAAGCAAAGATCATGCTGCAGCTGTATTGGGCAAACAAATTGAAGTTAAAAGCCACGAGTTTGAAAATGTGACCACATTACAGCTATGAGGGAGTccaagatttgacgacggcaacggcaatgACGACGCCACGAATCAACgaattgattggttgaatgaggaaaacaaatggtgctgcacgtgcggcatgctttttggtgcaatgttttgacgtagtgtGCCAAACGaccacgtgaaattttcatatttaaagtTCTGGCAACAACGCAAGCTCGctgcagtaaatcttttattctcgccttttcatgaaaaccattcgtgctgCACCTTGTGagtccacaacattttgacaACTGTGGTAACGAACATCGTGGTATATAACTGAACataccacgctaaaccacattcaatTCGTTAAGTAATGTTTAATAAACGAGCGGGAGTGTTTATCGGGGTATAGAGCCACGAGGCGAAGCCGAGTGGCtttagacccgataaaacacgaccCGCGAGTTTATTGAACgcttcaaaaacattctacaaaaaggtatgtctcttgggagtccgaacaaaggCTCAAATTGTGAGGGGAGGATATtagtaaacaagaaaaacaagctatgcctTATCAGTATCCTTTATACAAAGAATATTAacgaggagtgttttatcggggtaCAAAGTTCATGCACGAGACGTCTTAcctatgttttgttttgataggctgttaggttcatggattattaatgagtttttgaaaTACATACAACCAGTTATACGCATTTTATCCTCTCCGTTATAACTTTGCCTGACCTGTTTTGAGTTATTCATAAAAATGTCCCCAATGGGACCGGGGTTGATCTTAATGACCACCACAATACGAGGTGCATCTTGCAGTTGGCTTACTTCTACCCTGCaaataatttcaataataataataataatattaataattattatcaattaaCATTACTATTTTGATTCTTGTACTTGTTGTATAGATACTGAGGAAATGCCAggatttttcattttacttaaaAATTATATCTTCATCGCGCACAGTGAAGATACCATTCTTTAATTATAATATCTTTCAGGTATGAGGGATTTTACTGGTGTTGCCATGGTTACTAACATGAATAGCCAATAACAAGATAACTTTTTTCTTCATTAGAATTTTTACTTTTTGGAACAGAAAATATAAGTATTATTATATCTATCTAGaataaaatccagctagtggtctattatcaatgctgcattctgattggttgagctactactaggctatatgttcaCAGCCAACTAGTAGGGAAAAGCGCCCGCCACATTTATAATGTTTTGTTGGCAAAAAAGGATTcaagtctagctttaacaagtgcaagaagttttgtttcaatatttttttgaccaactagttggactttacttaaacaataataatattgcttttgccctcatggcctctgattgattgattgattgatagatagatagatagatagatagatagatagatagatagatagatagatagatagatagatagatagatagatagatatttagatagatagatagatagacagataTGATTATATATAAGTTCATTGTTCACACATCAGGAGCTACAGGCCACATGCAGTGAACTTTAATACTAAGGAGGGAGGGAGGCTTTTTGCTAGAAAGAAACAGAGAGCCTTAAACAGCAGCTGACTGGAAAAATTGCTCGCACTACATAATTTTGCATATTATAATGCCAGACGCAGCCGACTGAGCACAGACAGATCGTGTGTTCCCTCTGCCACATTGTGGTGTATACTTTGCTAAGGATCCTGGCCTCAATTGCACGTATTATGAAATGCTAAAATGATACATGCTGTTCCTAACAAGATGTTTTCTAGATTACCTTCAAAGTTATGTTCACTCGGATTTCCCATGCATATGTCTTGAACCCTATATTACATTACTATTATGATGAATACTATTATCATAGGATATATTAGAGATAATTACatattgttataattatcattattaccaGGATCTTATTATTTCTAAGTTACACATTCTAATAGTGAGAGCCTCTTAATCCTTTATTAAATTAATGCTGTACCGTTACTTTAATGTGTTAACTTTATAATGTATATAGAAATTCAACTCCAGccccaataatattattcttactCAAAGCATAGCTCTTTCAAACTACTTCAAGTTTCCTATGGATGGCTTTTGAAAGCCTTTTGCAGGGTTTTACTGCAACTATCTCAAAAATCCACCTTCATTGAGTATACTTAATTCACCTGCACAAGTTTGGGGAGACAGTGGGGCACATTGAAGAGAGAGCGCTATCGAAGTCACATCTCAGGAGATCCTCCCCCTCCCTGGAAACTTTAAGTCCTACAAtcttggctgaaaaaaaaaattgaaatcaatatCAAATGAGATAatgttctcaaagcattaataaagAGAGAGAAAATTAAGAGAAAACAAGGGACATCAccaccgtgaaggaggtttggatatgtgatcttaattatcataaaatttggtgaactttgctttgaatttctccactaataatattattaatgctttgaggtAATAAATCAAAAACCAGTGTGAGTGTTTCATTGAGGGTTCCAAACACCAAGAAACAGATAAAAGCAGAAGGTGCCAGGCTAAGTGCTTTCATTGTTTCAAGGTGTTTGGAACCTCTAATGAAACACAAAGCACAAATTTTTGATATCACTTCGCAAATGAAATAAGACAGATTTATTCAGTGTCACATATTTggcattttccttttaaaatgctgtcatatccacaaattattgtattttgccATTTGGTATTACAACATGTACGAAGCTGAAGCGTTTCATTCAAGGGAGCCAAAAATGGTTGTGGAATAAGAAGATCTCGTAGATAAAGCTATTCGTACCTCCACGAAGTATAAGAACAAGTGGGCTATAGCCATTTTTAACAAACACTTTTTAAGAAACTGGGTGAAAGCTTCAAGTGCCTGTATTGGATTCTGGAGGCATGTTTAAGGATAATGGTCTGCCCAAGGTTGAAGCACTTTTTATAATGGCAAACTTTTTTGTTTGAGAGG includes:
- the LOC136922411 gene encoding uncharacterized protein, which codes for MLKGERYEIKDPNVVHFFFREIGSPSNFRKIINQHINGLLNTNGGVLVFGVEPKNAKIVGLKVSREGEDLLRCDFDSALSSMCPTVSPNLCRVEVSQLQDAPRIVVVIKINPGPIGDIFMNNSKQVFIIRRRELFGPLFPQEIKELVIAKYREEISSSASLLSPVRQLSE